The window TTGGTTCATAATTAACATGTTACGTCTGCTTTGGCGATACGGCTTCAATTTTCTTCGTATGCAGATGTGGGTGGAGAGTGTTTTGGACAAATTTATGAGGTGAGGAGGAATGAAATAATGGTACTTCAGGAAAATACGACACGATTCTGCTTAGTCTATTGTGTGTCCTAATGGTCCTGTATATCCTATTATTGACAGAATCTATCAGTATCAGCAGTATGGTTATGCATTCTCCAGTGTGGAGAGGCTTTTGCATGCCATGGGAGGTGATAACTTCCTTACCCTCATGAATCAGACTCTAGAAGAAGCCATGATGGGAGAAGGATTTTCACAGGTCTTCATCAACGATGTTGTTGCACCCATCACTCGTGTCAATTATGGCCAAAGTGTCCGCATCAATGGGTTTGTGGGTATGTTTTACAGTACAAGAAGTCAATATACAGTACATctgctgatttaaaaaaaatgttttgtgaaaataaggCAGGTTGAATGTATTTTCCTGTaagttcttttttatttttaggggCAACATCACTAGCAGGAGCAGATTCAGGTCTGTGGGCTGTGGATGGTGGAAATAAGAAAGTGTGTGCAGGACTCCTTTACAATAGCAAAAGTGAGTTAATTCCTGCCAGAGTAACGTCAGTCTCAGTCAAGGTTCGACCATCAAAGACAGGTACAGTTCAAACAGGGTCAAGACTTGGGGGGGGAGAAATCTTTCTCTGCTAAATGTTACTAATGAATCCCCTCTGGTTTCCACTTTCAGGCAACACTGCCAGCTTCTATGAGGTTAATTATCTCGGTGAATCAGGCTCAGGACATGCTCTATATGACATTGTGGTCATAGCGACGCCACTTCATCAAGGGAAATCTGAAATCACATTCCCAGGTTTCTCTCCCCCCATCCCATCTCACTACCCAGGTCGCTACCACCAGACAGTCACCACTTTGATCCATGGCAAGCTGAACGTGTCCTACCTGGGAACTACCGAGCCGGCCTCAGAGTTCAGCGTGTCTGAGGTTCTCACCACAGACTCAAAGGGGTGTGTCATCAACAGCTTGAGCGCCCTCAACCCCGTACACATCCCTGATGGATACAAACAGCGCTCCGCCAGTCACACCAAAGTCTGGAAGGTCTTCTCGCCAAAGCCTCTGACTCAGGAACAGCTGGAGACCATGTTTCTCTCCTACGATACAGTGTCAGAGACTCCGTGGCTCGCCTACCCTGCTTACCGTCCGCCGCACCGTAAAACACCACCTTTCATCCTCCACAATCGGCTGTACTACCTGAATGCTATCGAGTGGGCAGCAAGTGCCATGGAGATGAGTGCAATATCTGCTAGGAACGTGGCCCTGCTGGCGCACCATCGCTGGCACCAACAGGCCGGGAAGATTGACCAGGAAGACCTGCACATGCGACTGAGAGGAGAACTCTAAGAAGCGAGAACTGGACAGTCTTAAAATCAAACATGAttttaaagaaagaagaaacGACAACAATCAACCATGCCTCTAATATTTGTCAGGTAGATAAAAAACGATTTTCCTCACCAAAGTACAACTTTTCTTTTTGAGAATGTGCTGTTTTCTGAGATCACAACAGTTAGCTTGAAGAAAATAGATGATCAATCTCAAACTTGATAAAAACTGCAGCACCAGCAACATTAGAACCAAACTGAACTTTGCTGAATTTTACCACTGTGAATCCAGCTGCACTGAAGGGTCGACACGCGTCTCCCTCttcaattgtgtgtgtgtgtgtgtgtgagtttatTGTTTTACACCTGTTATGAATAGTACTACATAGGTTGTCATTTTTTCTGCCTGAGTTTTTACCTGGTGTCCACTGATCCTGAGATGTCCCTTTGCTGATTGGTTTATGTCCTCTGATAACTTTCCACTCTCTCTACCTCTGCAAAGACTACTGTATTTGATGTTAGTAGGTGGCAACGAGGGAGTGGGACCATTGTAATTGAAAACTGATCTTAATAAAACGTCTGTTTTTATACTAATCTTTAGTTCAACTCTTAACAGGATAGAGTAATCCAATATAACAGCTTTGAAATATATTGGTGCCTTAAAGATGTCAAGCTGGCTTATATGTTCCTAAAATTGTTTAGAAATTATTTTCTTAAGAAATTAGCCATAGTACTAACTTGCATTGAGCTGAACACGTTTCGGGACACGCAGGACGATTTGCTCCTTTTGGGATAAAAatggtgtgagtgtgcatgtctttttttttttttttttcttctagatttttaaaagaaggGGCCAGCAGATTAAGTGTGCACTTTAACTAAGTTTCAgttttataaaatgaaatacatgtGATTTTGACCATTACTGAAACCTCCCTGACTACACTGTAAATTTTAAGTTTACAATCACAATAAAGTGATAAAATGCCTGCTTTGTAATTACATTTCATTTGAACTCATTTGACTGCAAACATTTACAGATTTCTCCAACATTTAGTCTTATTTGTAAGTTTCTCTTGTCTTTATCCTAAAAATCTTTTTCTTTGCACTTTTTCTACAGTTCTGATATTTGTTGAACATTTAAGGGTGAGGAGAGACGTGAGCacctcatgttttttttcccttttgtgtgtgaaaacatgataaaaaaaaaattgatcatAGTGGGTCATAATAGGCAAATACAGTAAATCTCAGTTGAGCAATTAATAATTACTTCCTTTTACTGTGCCATTATCTATGTATTAAAAATGAATGGGCATATATGGACAATACTTAGTATCCCCATAATTCATTAGCTTGTAGATGCAGTTTCAGCATCATCAACTTGAAGTAGTTCAATGGCTTAATTTGTCCTACAGTTATGGCAGAATTTTGGCTAATTCTTCTTTACAACATTGTTTCAGCTTTTAGATATTTTTAATCATCGCATAAATCTCTTTTCAAATTAACTGTTGGCTGGACTTTCACTAGGCTTCTCCAAAAGcttgattcttttattttgcaGATGTTCTGATCCAGATTTGTTGGATCACTGTCCTGTGTCATGACCCATGTTTCAACCAAGGGTTGTCTGACAGACAGATTGCCCCCAGAATGGTGTTCTTCAGGACCCACAatgctgcatgttttacatgttgctCTACTCTAATACACCTGACTCAAATTAGTGGATTGTCGACAGACTTGAGTAgaaccttgatgacaagctgatggtgatccaatcaggtgtgtttgaggagagaaatgtccaaaacatgCGGTAAAGTGGGCCCTAAAGGACCAGAGTTGAAGATCACTGAgtcatacctgccaacattgggctgtgaaaaagagggagattttctggggtagcggttggaatgctccact of the Cololabis saira isolate AMF1-May2022 chromosome 11, fColSai1.1, whole genome shotgun sequence genome contains:
- the pcyox1 gene encoding prenylcysteine oxidase 1, encoding MPTMSLQTLSLRALLFLGLWHTGRRSLASAPELQHQPKKIAVVGAGIGGTAAAYFLRQEFGAGVKIDVFEPGTVGGRLATVKIGDYEYETGGAVIHPLNLHMKHFIERLGIPPRKDIPSKMAIFDGKELVFEESNWFIINMLRLLWRYGFNFLRMQMWVESVLDKFMRIYQYQQYGYAFSSVERLLHAMGGDNFLTLMNQTLEEAMMGEGFSQVFINDVVAPITRVNYGQSVRINGFVGATSLAGADSGLWAVDGGNKKVCAGLLYNSKSELIPARVTSVSVKVRPSKTGNTASFYEVNYLGESGSGHALYDIVVIATPLHQGKSEITFPGFSPPIPSHYPGRYHQTVTTLIHGKLNVSYLGTTEPASEFSVSEVLTTDSKGCVINSLSALNPVHIPDGYKQRSASHTKVWKVFSPKPLTQEQLETMFLSYDTVSETPWLAYPAYRPPHRKTPPFILHNRLYYLNAIEWAASAMEMSAISARNVALLAHHRWHQQAGKIDQEDLHMRLRGEL